The genomic DNA GCTTGCTAACCATGAACTCAAACATCTGTTTGGCCTCGTCTAGACGATCGTGCATACAAAACCCATTGATCAATGAACTATAAGTAATGGTATCAGGGGGTATAGACCTTCTGATCATCTCCTCGTACAATTTCTcagcttctagaagcttcccCTCCTTCACAAACACATCGATCAATGCACTGAACGTAACTACATTGGGGttgattttcttttcaatcATATCTCTAAGTAGTTGAGAGGCATCAGTCCATCTTCCGTAATTACAAAGGCAACTAATGAGGCAGTTGTAGGTAACAACATTGGCTCTAATTCCTTTGTTCTCCATTTCGTTGAATAGGTCAAGCGCATCATTCACATGCTTGTATTTTCAAAGAGCATCGATGACTGTGTTGTAGATTACAACACCAGCCTCTAATTTtcctttctccatcttcttgagAATACTTAAAGCCAAATCAATGTCACCTCTCTTACATACTCCATTTACCACCACACCGTAAGTAACCAGATCTGGTTGACAACCTTTCTCAGCCATCCGCTCAACTAAAGCCACAGCTTCGGAAGCTTCGTTGTGGAGAAAAAGACCATGAATCAGAGTGTTAAATGTAACCGTATTGGGTTGATATCCCATTTCCACCATCTGATCAACCAAAGCAACTGCCTCTGAAATCCTCATACTGTGGCAGCAGTATCCATTGAGAAGCGAAGAAAGCGTGACAATGCTAGGCTCATAGccgagtttcatcatcttccccAAAATAGCTAAAGCAAGAGAGACTTGAGAGCGTCGACAAAAACAGTTAATCAAAATGCTGTAAGTATAGTGATTATGAGAAATCCCCAACTTGTGCATCTGCTCGCCCAAGGAGATGACAACATCAAACTTCTTCATTTTGGCAATGGTACTCAACAATTTACTGAAATCAATAATTGAAGGCAAAGGACGACACTGAACCATATCACCGAACAAACCAATCGCATCGTCTAACTTCAAATCCTGTAATTTCCCATTTCGTCTACTCAGTTTCTCTCTGTAATCAGAAAAAGATCGTCTCCAACAAAGAGCAGGAACGCTTCCAGGATTACCTCTGGCCAGTTGGAAATATCTCTTCCCCGTCGCAATCGATCTCCTCATATCCTCTTGATTGCTTCGAAATGGCTTTTCCCAGTACTGTGTATTATTCACTGATCAATCCAGCAGCGACATGGTTCAATCGAATAAACCCTAATGTAATCGAGAGCAGGCGGTTCAATGTTGATTCCGTTACAGCTGGTTTTCTTTAACCGGTccttgcttttattttattttatttttagtcgTCTCTAAGCCAAATTCttcttttgataattttatacaGCCTTTGAAATTccaatttatcatttttttttattttactctgatttccaatttccaaattatataaagattCTGCGAAATTTCTAATTGAATCACTAAACCGGACAATGAATGAAGTCCTTGGTTAGTAGTGACTAGTGAGTGACTCTAGTGTCACCATTAGGCACCCAACGCAGCGTTTTCATTACCACAACTTCATCATATCTGAACATGAAAAGCCTTTATAATTTGCATGAGCTCATAGTCAATTTATAGATCGATTTAGTTTATCTTGATTCAACAACACTCCAAATGCAGAGACATTGAACTCCGTTAGTGTGTGTCTTCAAAACGATAACTTTCTCTGAAGCGAACAAGCTCTCTActttcaaaaaaataacaaaaaaaaaatcaattaaaatttctgtttttttgttgttgtgctaAATGTATCAGACAAGTCATCCATATACAACCTcaattcaaaccaaacaaaaggatCCTCATACCATCCTCTACCCTTTTACACTTGCAAAATCCCTTTATAAGAGTACTGTACGTCACAACGTCTGGTAGACAGTCCTTGCTAACCATGAGCTCAAACATATGCTTAGCCTTGTCTAGGAGATGGTGCATACAAAACCCATTGATCAATGAATTGTAAGTGATAACATCAGGATCTAATGATCTTCGTATCATCTCCTCATACAATTTCTCGGCCTCTAAAAGCTTCCCTTCTTTCACAAACGCATCGATCAAAGCATTGAAGGTGACCACATCAGGGTTGATTTTCTTCTCGATCATATCGCTCAGCAGTCGAGAAGCATCACTCCATCGTCCGTAATTACAAAGGCAGCTTATGAGGGAGTTGTATGAATAAACATCTGGTCTAGTGCCTTTGGTCTCCATTTCGTTGAATAGGTCAACAACATCATCCACTTGTTTGTATTTGCAAAGACCGTCAATGACTGTGTTGTAGATGACTACATCCGCCTCTATTTgctctttctccatcttctcgaGCAAAGTTAAAGCCAAATCAGTATCACCTCTCTTACATAATCCATTAGCTACCGTACCATAAGTAAACAGATCTGGTTGACAACCTTTTTGCACCATCCGTTCAACTAAAGCCACTGCTTCAGAAACTTTGCTATGAAGAAAAAGGCCATGGATTAGAGTGTTAATTGTGAATGTATCAGGTCGATATCCCATTCCCACCATTTGATCAACAAGAGATACAGCGTCTGAAATCCTATTCCCGTGACAGAAACCATTGAGCAGCGAGTTAAGCGTGACAATATCGGGCTCATAGCCGAGTTTCATCATCTTGCCAAGAAGAGCTAAAGCAAGAGAGATTTGTGAGCGTCTACAAAAACAGTTTATGAGAATACTGTATGTATAGAGACTGTGTGAAATCCCCAGCTTCTGCATCTGCTCGCCCAAAGGAGATACAACATCAAACTTCTTCATCTTAGCAATTGCAGAAAACAATTTGCTGAAATAAACAATGGAAGGCAAAGGACGAGACTGTACCATGTCCCCAAACAGACCAACTGCATCGTCTAACTTCAAATCCTGTAATTTCCCATTTCGCCTACTCAATATCTCTCTGTAATCAGAAAAAGATCGTCTCCAACAAAGAGCAGGAATGCTTCCAGGATTACCTCTCGCCAGAGTAAGCCGATGAATATATCTCTTGCCCGTCATCGAAATCGCCGCAATCGATCTCCTCATCCTCGTGATTATGCTTCGACATTGTTGAATCATTGAATCCAATAAACCCTATAATCGAGAGAACTCGGTTCAATGTCGATTCTTAAACCGGTCTTTGCTCTTTTTtaaaaggatattttttttttagtcgtCTCTAAGCCGAATTTTCTTCAATTAATGTTTTCAATTGAATCACTCCGGTCTAGATAAACCGAACGATGAATGAAGTCAATATGTTGAAAAATGCTAATTCTAAGTGAGATCATAAATTTACTATTGTCTCCATTGTTCTAACTTTTGTCACCATCATCTATATAGGAAACCAGACACAGCTTTTTGTCACcatcatcaatatatatatatatatatgtatatacaccTTAATGTCTGCATCTTTCAAGTATGTCCAGACAATACAGAGAACAGAACCAAGAGTATATAGACACACCCAAAAATGATTTGCCTCAGAAACAATTCGTCaaaatctgcaaaacaaaaaggaatttGTCATTCAAGGATTTATAAAAACTTCATTCAATGTACAAAAGCGTGACACTAATTTTCTAACTCACACGGATTTAGAAGATGAATGTAAGATTGTAGCCTAAcaaactaaaaaggaaaaaatggtTTTGGAGAACTCAGAACAAATATGCAAGTTCTATTCTGAAACcacaatcaatatatataatttccatATATGAAGAAGGCAAACAAATTCTAGAATGAGAAAAATAACGAGGCTGCAAAATGACAGAACCTTTTTAGGTTCCCTGCCACTAACTATGAGATGAGAGTTTGTGGGTGACTAAAGGCATTTAGGTTAgatatgtttatatagagaacGAATAGATTAACCTAATTATCAATTATAAGACAACTTCATAAAACTTACACAATACAACAACCAAACTTTTTTAAGAAATACATGTAACACAAGCACTTTATTCTAAGAAGCTAATTGTCTGAAACGTTCAGGTCTTTCTTCTGAGAAGATATGTAATCTCATAGAAGCCTGGCCAAACcaaacaactctctctctctctctctctctctctctctctctctctctctctctctctctctctctctctccaaccaATCTATCTTCCAAATCTTCATTGGAAAAGTCCCTAAAGTAATCTGACAAAGCGTCATGATTGAAGCAGCTTGATCTTGATTCTTTGTACAGAATTCTACAGCAATGTATGGTTGCCTTTTTCAATTCACAGATTCTACCTGCGAGTAGACACCAATCATATGAGAGACCAATCTTAAAAGTAACAACAAGCATTTCAGAGAAAACCCCCCATCAGAAAGCACTATGATCAAACCAGATTCATTTATATTTAGCAAACGAAAGCTGGTTTTTACACGGTTCTTTGTATAGAATTCTACAGCAATGTATGGTTTCCATTTTCAATTCACAGATTCTACTGTGAGTAGACAACAGATGTACAAAGCATATGAGACACCAATCTTTAAAGATTTGGAAACAAGTCAACAACAGGCAAAGAAATGATCTCTTATTCTTGTAAAAGTAACAAGTAACAAGtatttcagaaagaaaaaaaaccatcgGAGATCAAACCAGAGCTGTGTTTTTGTAGCCTTTCACCCCGTTAGTTAATCAACAACAAATCGAGTAATATTCTACGAATTAAGTGCCCTGTGAATTGAACCTCACCTAAACCATAATAGTAAGATATATACCATTAGTACCGACTTGCTCAGTCAATTCACTAAAATTTATCCATTAAAGGGTCATTCACTATATTATTTCCTTAGCATTGCGCCAAAAAANaaaaaaaaaaaaaaaaaaaaaagaacactatACTAAGATTTAGCAAACGAAAGCTGGTTTTTACATGTTAGAAACAGATTCAGAAACTTTTTTGTGTACAGGAAACAACATACGTACTTGATTGACCTCACGGATGCCTACCACTCCTCTTTTCTTGAGGATTCAACTGTTTTAAGAAAGCATATCGAGAAAGCTTTTGTCCAATCTCCCATCATGCAACATATTGGTCACCAAGCCAAAGGTTGAAGCATCTCCAGCAAACCTGCAACCCCTCATTTCTTTGATGAGTTCTGCTGATGCTGCTTTGTCACCATCTCTAAGGCGTGCCCTGATTAACATATTATATGTACGATCATCTGGGAGAAGCCCATCTACTTTCATTTCTCTAAACAAGGCATCTGCTTCCTGTAATAGGCGTTTACTACAAAATCCTGAGATCATGGTATTATAGGTTACAACGCCAGGCTTCACTCCTTTACGGCTGAGGCTACAAAATAAACCCCACGCATCTTCCACCTTCCCTGCCTTGCACATCCCTTCAATCATTATAGTATATGTGAATATATCAAGTTCCAGTTCACTCTTTTGCATATACTTGAATACCACCAATGCTTTCTCTAGCTTCCCGTTTTTACAAAGTCCATCTAACAAAATGTTGTAAGTCACGATACTGGGAGGCACACCATCAGATTCCATCTTTTTGAATACCATTTGGGCATTATCACAATCATCAGCTTGGAAAAATCCTTGGATAAGAGTATTGTAAGTGACTGTGTCTCCAACCAATCCTCTTTGAGACATCTCGCAGAAGATCCCCATAGCATCATCTACCCTTTTACACTTGCAAAATCCCTTTATAAGAGTACTATATGTCACTACGTTTGGGAGACAATCCTTGCTAACCATCAAAGAAAACATATGCTTCGCCTCGTTTAGACGATCGTGCATGCAAAACCCGTTGATCAATGAATTGAACGTGACAATATTAGGATCGATAGACCTTTGAATCATCTCCTCATACAATTTCTCAGCCTCCAAAAGCTTCCCTTCTTTCACAAACGAATCGATCAATGCATTGAACGTAAATACACTGGGGTGGATTTTCTTTTCAATCATATCACTCAGGAGTCGAGAGGCATCGCTCCATCGTCCGTAATTACAAAGACAACTAATGAGGCAGTTGTAGGTAACAACATCCGGTTTAATTCCTTTGTTCTCCATTTCGTTGAATAGGTCAAGCGCATCATTCACATGCTTGTATTTGCAAAGAGCATCGATGACTGTGTTGTAGATTACAACATTGGCATCTATTTTCCCTTGATCCATCTTCTTCAACAATCTTAAAGCCAAATCAGTATCACCTCTCTTACATAATCCGTTTACCACCACACCGTAAGTAATCAGATCTGGTTGACAACCTCTTTGAACCATCCGTTCAACTAAAGCCACTGCTTCAGAAACTT from Camelina sativa cultivar DH55 chromosome 7, Cs, whole genome shotgun sequence includes the following:
- the LOC104705197 gene encoding pentatricopeptide repeat-containing protein At1g62910-like — translated: MRRSIAAISMTGKRYIHRLTLARGNPGSIPALCWRRSFSDYREILSRRNGKLQDLKLDDAVGLFGDMVQSRPLPSIVYFSKLFSAIAKMKKFDVVSPLGEQMQKLGISHSLYTYSILINCFCRRSQISLALALLGKMMKLGYEPDIVTLNSLLNGFCHGNRISDAVSLVDQMVGMGYRPDTFTINTLIHGLFLHSKVSEAVALVERMVQKGCQPDLFTYGTVANGLCKRGDTDLALTLLEKMEKEQIEADVVIYNTVIDGLCKYKQVDDVVDLFNEMETKGTRPDVYSYNSLISCLCNYGRWSDASRLLSDMIEKKINPDVVTFNALIDAFVKEGKLLEAEKLYEEMIRRSLDPDVITYNSLINGFCMHHLLDKAKHMFELMVSKDCLPDVVTYSTLIKGFCKCKRVEDGMRILLFGLN
- the LOC104705198 gene encoding pentatricopeptide repeat-containing protein At1g63130, mitochondrial-like encodes the protein MVKSRPRPSTVDFNKLLSAIAKMKKFDVVISLGEKMQNLGISHSLYMYNIFINCFCRQSQLSLALAMLGKMMKLGYEPSIVTLNSLLNGFCHGNRISDAVSLVDQIVEMGYQPDTFTFNTLIHGLFLHNKVSEAVALVERMVQRGCQPDLITYGVVVNGLCKRGDTDLALRLLKKMDQGKIDANVVIYNTVIDALCKYKHVNDALDLFNEMENKGIKPDVVTYNCLISCLCNYGRWSDASRLLSDMIEKKIHPSVFTFNALIDSFVKEGKLLEAEKLYEEMIQRSIDPNIVTFNSLINGFCMHDRLNEAKHMFSLMVSKDCLPNVVTYSTLIKGFCKCKRVDDAMGIFCEMSQRGLVGDTVTYNTLIQGFFQADDCDNAQMVFKKMESDGVPPSIVTYNILLDGLCKNGKLEKALVVFKYMQKSELELDIFTYTIMIEGMCKAGKVEDAWGLFCSLSRKGVKPGVVTYNTMISGFCSKRLLQEADALFREMKVDGLLPDDRTYNMLIRARLRDGDKAASAELIKEMRGCRFAGDASTFGLVTNMLHDGRLDKSFLDMLS